Proteins co-encoded in one Brassica oleracea var. oleracea cultivar TO1000 chromosome C4, BOL, whole genome shotgun sequence genomic window:
- the LOC106337619 gene encoding glycine-rich protein DOT1-like, with amino-acid sequence MANHKNLFFLCLLIGLGLCSARRALLSSYEPEDEVVGYGEKSSLHVGYGIGVDAGVGVGGGGGEGGGAGYGGAEGIGGGGGGGHGGGAGGGGGGGPGGGSGYGGGSGEGGGAGYGGGGAGGHGGGGGSGGGGGGGAGGAHGGGYGGGEGAGAGGGYGGGGAGGHGGGGGGGNGGGGGGGGAHGGGYGGGEGAGAGGGYGGGGAVGHGGGGGGGKGGGGGGGSGAGGAHGGGYGAGGGAGEGYGGGGGEGGHGGGGGGGGGAGGGGGGGGGYAAAGSGHGGGAGSGEGGGGY; translated from the coding sequence ATGGCTAATCACAAAAATCTTTTCTTCCTATGTCTCTTAATAGGTTTAGGGTTGTGTTCTGCAAGACGAGCACTTCTCTCCTCCTATGAACCCGAGGATGAAGTCGTTGGCTATGGCGAGAAAAGTAGTTTGCATGTTGGTTATGGTATTGGAGTTGATGCTGGTGTTGGTGTTGGTGGTGGCGGCGGAGAAGGAGGTGGTGCTGGTTACGGTGGAGCTGAAGGCATTGGTGGAGGCGGAGGCGGTGGACATGGTGGTGGTGCTGGTGGAGGTGGTGGTGGTGGTCCTGGAGGAGGATCTGGTTATGGAGGTGGAAGCGGTGAAGGTGGTGGAGCTGGATACGGAGGCGGAGGAGCTGGTGGACATGGTGGAGGTGGAGGAAGCGGAGGTGGTGGTGGAGGAGGAGCTGGCGGTGCGCATGGTGGTGGATACGGTGGTGGAGAAGGTGCTGGTGCTGGAGGAGGATATGGAGGTGGCGGTGCAGGTGGACATGGAGGTGGTGGAGGAGGTGGAAATGGAGGAGGTGGAGGAGGTGGCGGTGCACATGGTGGTGGATACGGTGGTGGAGAAGGCGCTGGTGCTGGAGGAGGATATGGAGGTGGCGGTGCAGTTGGACATGGAGGGGGTGGAGGCGGGGGAAAAGGAGGCGGTGGAGGAGGAGGTTCTGGCGCCGGTGGAGCTCACGGTGGTGGTTATGGTGCCGGAGGTGGAGCTGGAGAGGGATACGGTGGTGGTGGTGGAGAAGGAGGACATGGTGGTGGTGGAGGCGGTGGTGGTGGAGCTGGAGGTGGCGGAGGAGGAGGTGGAGGTTATGCAGCTGCAGGATCTGGACACGGTGGCGGTGCTGGTAGTGGAGAAGGCGGTGGTGGCTATTAA